The Plutella xylostella chromosome 9, ilPluXylo3.1, whole genome shotgun sequence genome has a segment encoding these proteins:
- the LOC105391774 gene encoding serine-rich adhesin for platelets-like — protein sequence MKTVLVVFLLFATQNASASFFDDFHNAMQSLKNSFNKILSNVISEVKHTLDCTVLTVEHVLALNEAGEAEYRRNCQQKATPAHHYIQHNKHGSHHSHSTQKIPRPHKSRHTSVVVEKEASKEEVKKEVRKSIDDTICDSLHHEETKLDLESLKEILTQKHDRLSDVNAILREELDKISGEMKRKYVKHLASKTAKPSVDSVYDEIVTLQKVEENDKNQTEIAEIDHVFDEIRLMLDMAKNGELIPEIHELHRTRKSSDTDESFDETEVGHDYVDDKITYSVTESPAPDEFTFELTLHDSPISTTSKPENKAEMTNYTATGTYENVNKTHVTSTMSAPIIAASTLSTESIKTNNIDYNLETTTLFYNDTETMTTDGTKKYIDDNNIGTVTTKHGTLNTTEVPSVSYEVSSIYRNCTESSATVIIDSEPVEIGCDNNTIIDIFEITLDPSYTERLQKPSNNNYISNLKLVKENNATSKTNIEKATIATKVLDIDDSHNDISEKNIDETTLATTESHIHNFHKATTDKNKDNAPYATTITEIDDYHNASTGRNVEDATIETNFEEATIATTVSDNDDRHNANTGTMIKETYYATTVSNINESQNGTTETNIQKTTIGNTVSNIVDSHNSINRTITGEANISITVASIERATIATSISDTADSRNTTTETNIEEVTISTTLFSTEDATIASTESDIGDSHNTTTETNKEEANFATTATKIDESQNVTTEKNIEKPTISTTVASIEEAIITTTVSDIADSHNATSGTMIEEAYFATTVSNINESQNGTTETNIEETTIAATVSDIDDSQNVITEKNIEETTFYTTVASIEDATIDITVSDIDDSHNATTGTTIYEATKIPNIDVSDNATTKTNNKEESSATTISKNESNDATAKTNIEKATIAITASDMVESQNATNETKIEEVNISTKVLSIEDFTIATTKSDIDDSHDATTETNKEEASIATISSNIDISQNVTTEKNIEKGSFSITVASIEEATIASTVSDIDNSYNSTNRTNTEEANISSTVASIDSPTIVATISDIDDSHNTTTGTIIEEAATIPNIDESDNSTTKTNTEKVTIATTVPDIDESHDATTEKNINEATLASTVFYIDNFHNVTTETNKENTTIATTVSDIVNSHDATTENNIEEDNISTTVLSIEDATNATTESYIDDFHNATTATIIEVADFYTTETNTKEFSFATAVSNIDKFHNPTTEPNFEGVTIATRVSDVDDSYKVTTKRNKEETTLATTVSDINDPHHSTTDGINTEETNVSTRLAKIYRPSIATPISDIDDSYIGTTETNIDISIAVSNIDDPHNTTTEKNIDAAILATKIYHIDNFNNGTTETNKDKATHTISEIDDSYNATTATILEQAYFSTTVSNIEEANIAATVSNINKSHITSTGTNIERATISSALSNKKKDTIVTTISNFDGFHNSKTEPNFEEATIATTVSEIYELQNSTNRIHTEEANITTTAPSIDRATIPNTVSDIDGFHNTTTESNIEEATIETKASNIDDSYNATTKTIKEEATTIAMSALNTDKSQDASAETNILEANISTTVSEIDDFLNATTATNMEEAYTGSNTTKANIVEVNSDVIEATSRPSFIEDTTEPHYIKLLDKKGDIDVTTQTALNNITAEVNKKKVAVEQDVSQFTIVNDTAKDTIGTTESIVHLSSITNTGASEVKFANEYNHDEISNKTNVGYITTGSHLKEIFTDSHILAEEKNAAQLINKAHSLPNRKKYDEDDHHVRKQFMETSTIGNKINTNVTQHGNTFQPDQATKVHNNLNHTLAETAAAKPPHTVKIVKHKIPIYPHITDNNSNFTKHVPVTSPTSKLPTLIEVSINNEKSTLKPPESSQILRPHRRKLQTSNNNGTRRTRPGKRRKHKHTTTDMPQSQIQAINMNKTNHRQNVDISASKSATRLTDREPSHSRPKLIKPPSTTPKASPLVEETLVHSDNVPKLNLPNRNNGQFIDIPIRQPTTLTRPHTSQFKQTLVTTKHPKLETVTISPDLASLFHEDYRKPIQPQLDEDTQKLLKRYKYSQVIINSLFNNPINHPHTIPLSDLFK from the exons ATGAAAACCGTGCTTGTGGTCTTTCTGCTGTTTGCGACGCAG aaTGCATCAGCGTCGTTCTTTGACGATTTCCACAACGCGATGCAGTCATTGAAGAACAGCTTTaacaaaatactttcaaaCGTTATATCAGAAGTTAAACACACGTTGGACTGTACTGTTCTAACTGTGGAACATGTTTTAGCGCTGAACGAAGCGGGAGAAGCGGAGTATCGAAGGAACTGTCAACAGAAAGCGACACCAGCTCATCATTACATACAGCATAATAAGCACGGAAGCCATCACAGTCacagtacacaaaaaatacccCGTCCACATAAATCCAGACATACGTCAGTCGTCGTCGAAAAAGAAGCAAGTAAAGAAGAAGTAAAGAAGGAAGTAAGAAAATCTATTGATGACACTATCTGTGATTCACTTCATCATGAGGAAACTAAGCTAGATTTAGAAAGCTTAAAAGAAATACTAACGCAGAAACACGACCGCCTCAGTGATGTTAACGCCATACTTAGGGAAGAGCTTGATAAAATATCTGGGgaaatgaaaagaaaatatgtGAAACATTTAGCCAGTAAGACTGCTAAGCCTTCCGTGGACTCGGTCTATGATGAGATAGTAACTTTGCAAAAGGTAGAAGAAAACGACAAAAACCAAACAGAGATTGCAGAAATCGATCATGTGTTTGATGAAATAAGACTAATGCTAGACATGGCAAAAAATGGTGAACTAATTCCCGAAATACATGAACTTCACAGGACTAGAAAATCTTCAGACACTGATGAATCCTTTGATGAAACTGAAGTTGGACACGATTATGTTGACGACAAGATCACTTATTCAGTCACGGAATCACCAGCACCAGATGAGTTCACTTTTGAGTTAACTCTACATGATAGCCCGATATCCACCACAAGTAAACCTGAAAACAAAGCAGAGATGACAAATTATACAGCCACAGGGACATAtgaaaacgtaaataaaaCTCATGTAACATCAACTATGTCAGCTCCGATTATAGCAGCTTCAACTTTGTCAACAGAATCtattaaaacaaacaacatCGATTACAATTTAGAAACGACGACACTTTTTTATAATGATACCGAAACAATGACCACGGATGGTACTAAAAAGTATATTGATGACAACAACATAGGAACAGTGACCACAAAACATGGAACTTTAAATACAACTGAAGTACCTTCAGTGTCATATGAAGTATCTTCAATTTATAGAAACTGCACTGAATCTAGTGCTACAGTGATTATAGATTCGGAGCCCGTTGAAATTGGTTGTGATAATAACACAATAATAGATATATTTGAAATTACTTTGGATCCAAGCTATACTGAAAGGTTACAAAAAccatcaaacaataattatatttctaaCCTGAAGTtagtaaaagaaaataatgccactagtaaaacaaacattgagaaagcTACTATTGCTACTAAAGTACTAGACATAGATGATTCTCATAATGACattagtgaaaaaaatatagatgaAACTACTCTTGCTACTACAGAATCTCACATACATAATTTTCATAAAGCGACTACAGACAAAAACAAAGATAATGCTCCTTATGCTACTACAATAACAGAGATTGATGATTATCATAATGCCAGTACTGGAAGAAATGTAGAGGATGCTACAATTGAAACGAACTTTGAGGAAGCTACTATTGCTACTACAGTTTCAGACAATGATGATCGTCATAATGCTAATACTGGAACAATGATAAAGGAAACTTATTATGCTACTACAGTATCAAACATAAATGAATCTCAGAATGGCACTACAGAAACAAACATTCAGAAAACTACTATTGGTAATACAGTCTCTAACATTGTTGATTCTCATAATAGTATTAATAGAACAATCACTGGGGAAGCCAATATTTCTATTACAGTAGCAAGCATTGAGAGAGCTACTATTGCTACTTCGATTTCAGACACTGCTGATTCTCGTAATACAACTACTGAGACAAACATTGAGGAAGTTACTATTTCTACTACACTATTCAGCACTGAAGATGCCACTATAGCTTCTACAGAATCTGATATTGGTGATTCTCATAATACTACTACTGAAACAAATAAAGAGGAAGCTAATTTTGCGACAACAGCTACAAAAATTGATGAATCTCAGAATGTCACTACTGAAAAAAACATTGAGAAACCTACTATTTCGACTACAGTAGCAAGCATTGAAGAAGCTATTATTACTACCACAGTTTCAGACATTGCTGATTCTCATAATGCTACTAGTGGAACAATGATAGAGGAAGCATATTTTGCGACTACAGTATCAAACATTAATGAATCTCAGAATGGCACTACAGAAACAAACATTGAAGAAACTACTATTGCTGCTACAGTATCAGACATAGATGATTCTCAGAATGTCATTACTGAAAAAAACATTGAAGAAACTACTTTTTATACTACAGTGGCAAGCATTGAGGATGCTACTATAGATATTACAGTTTCAGACATTGATGATTCTCATAATGCTACTACTGGAACAACCATTTATGAAGCTACTAAAATACCAAACATTGATGTGTCTGATAATGCCACtactaaaacaaataataaggAAGAGAGTTCAGCTACTACAATATCAAAGAATGAATCTAATGATGCGACTGCTAaaacaaacattgagaaagcTACTATTGCTATTACTGCATCAGACATGGTTGAGTCGCAGAATGCCACTAATGAAACAAAAATTGAGGAAGTTAATATTTCTACTAAAGTATTGAGCATTGAAGATTTCACTATTGCTACTACAAAATCTGACATTGATGATTCTCATGATGCTACTActgaaacaaataaagaaGAAGCTTCGATTGCTACTATATCATCAAACATTGATATATCTCAGAATGTCACTACTGAAAAAAACATTGAGAAAGGTTCTTTTTCTATTACAGTAGCAAGCATTGAGGAAGCTACTATTGCTTCTACAGTTTCAGACATAGATAATTCTTATAACAGTACTAATAGAACAAACACCGAGGAAGCCAATATTTCTTCAACAGTAGCAAGCATTGACAGTCCAACTATTGTTGCTACGATTTCAGACATTGATGATTCTCATAATACAACTACTGGGACAATAATTGAGGAAGCTGCAACGATACCAAACATTGATGAGTCTGATAATTCCACTACTAAAACAAACACTGAGAAAGTTACTATTGCTACCACAGTACCAGACATTGATGAATCACATGATGCTactactgaaaaaaatataaatgaagcTACTCTTGCTTCTACTGTATTTTACATTGATAATTTTCATAATGTCACTACAGAAAccaacaaagaaaatactactATTGCTACTACAGTATCAGACATTGTCAATTCTCATGATGCCACTACTGAAAATAACATCGAAGAAGATAATATTTCTACTACAGTATTGAGCATTGAAGATGCTACTAATGCTACTACAGAATCATACATTGATGATTTTCATAATGCCACTACTGCAACAATTATTGAAGTAGCAGATTTTTATACTACAGAAACCAACACTAAGGAGTTTTCTTTTGCTACTGCAGTATCAAACATTGATAAATTTCATAATCCCACAACTGAACCGAACTTTGAGGGAGTTACTATTGCCACTAGAGTATCAGACGTTGATGATTCTTATAAGGTCACTactaaaagaaataaagaGGAAACTACTCTTGCTACTACAGTGTCAGACATTAATGATCCTCATCATAGTACCACCGATGGAATAAACACTGAGGAAACAAATGTTTCTACTAGATTGGCAAAAATTTATAGACCCTCTATTGCTACTCCGATTTCAGACATTGATGATTCTTATATTGGCACTACTGAAACAAACATAGATATTTCTATTGCAGTATCAAACATTGATGATCCCCATAATACTactactgaaaaaaatatagatgcAGCCATTCTTGCTACTAAAATATATCACATTGATAATTTTAACAATGGCACTACAGAAACAAACAAAGATAAAGCTACACACACAATATCAGAGATAGATGATTCTTATAATGCCACTACTGCAACAATCCTTGAACAAGCTTATTTTTCTACTACAGTATCAAACATTGAGGAAGCTAATATTGCTGCTACAGTATCAAATATTAACAAATCTCATATTACAAGTACTGGAACAAACATTGAGAGAGCTACTATTTCTTCTGCATTATCGAACAAGAAGAAAGATACTATTGTTACAACAATATCAAACTTTGATGGATTTCATAATTCCAAAACTGAACCGAACTTTGAGGAAGCTACTATTGCTACTACAGTTTCAGAAATTTATGAACTTCAAAATAGTACTAATAGAATACACACTGAGGAAGCCAATATTACTACCACAGCACCAAGCATTGATAGAGCTACTATTCCTAATACAGTTTCAGACATTGATGGTTTTCATAATACCACTACTGAATCAAATATTGAGGAAGCTACTATTGAGACTAAAGCATCCAATATTGATGATTCTTATAATGCTACTACTAAAACCATAAAAGAGGAAGCTACTACTATTGCTATGTCAGCATTAAACACGGATAAATCTCAGGATGCCAGTGCTGAAACCAACATTTTGGAAGCTAATATTTCTACTACAGTATCAGAGATTGATGATTTTCTTAATGCCACTACTGCAACAAACATGGAAGAAGCTTATACAGGATCAAATACAACTAAAGCGAACATAGTCGAAGTTAACAGTGATGTAATTGAAGCTACTTCCAGGCCAAGCTTTATTGAAGATACTACTGAACCACACTATATTAAACTTCTTGATAAGAAAGGTGATATTGACGTTACTACACAGACagcattaaataatattaccgCTGAAGTAAACAAAAAGAAAGTTGCTGTAGAGCAGGATGTGAGTCAATTTACCATTGTAAACGATACTGCTAAGGATACAATTGGTACTACTGAATCAATTGTACATCTTTCATCAATTACAAATACAGGTGCTAGTGAAGTAAAATTTGCTAATGAATATAACCACGATGAAATTTCCAACAAAACAAACGTCGGATATATTACCACTGGGTcccatttaaaggaaataTTCACAGACTCACATATTTTAGCTGAAGAAAAAAATGCTGCCCAACTCATAAATAAAGCGCATAGTTTACCGAaccgaaaaaaatatgacgaAGATGATCATCATGTGCGGAAACAATTTATGGAGACATCCACGATaggaaacaaaattaatactAATGTAACCCAGCATGGAAACACATTTCAGCCAGATCAAGCTACGAAAGTACACAATAATTTGAATCATACACTAGCAGAAACTGCTGCAGCAAAGCCGCCACACACAGTTAAAATCGTAAAGCATAAAATACCAATATATCCGCATATTACAGATAATAACAGTAACTTTACTAAACATGTTCCAGTAACTTCTCCAACAAGTAAACTTCCAACGCTTATAGAAGTATCGATAAACAATGAAAAATCTACTTTGAAGCCGCCTGAAAGTTCACAAATACTACGACCACATAGACGAAAATTACAAACTTCCAATAATAATGGCACTAGAAGAACTAGACCTGGGAAACGCAGGAAACATAAACACACAACTACAGACATGCCACAATCACAAATTCAAGCTATCaatatgaacaaaacaaatcatagacaaaatgtcgacattagTGCTAGTAAGTCTGCAACAAGACTAACAGATAGAGAACCATCTCATTCTAGACCAAAACTGATAAAACCACCTTCCACAACTCCAAAAGCATCACCATTAGTTGAAGAGACTTTAGTCCATTCAGATAATGTTCCGAAACTTAACTTACCGAATCGAAATAATGGTCAATTTATAGACATTCCAATACGACAACCAACGACACTAACTCGACCCCATACCTCACAGTTTAAACAAACACTAGTGACTACAAAACATCCTAAGCTTGAAACTGTCACTATATCCCCAGATCTGGCTTCATTATTTCACGAAGATTATAGGAAACCTATTCAACCTCAATTAGATGAAGATACACAGAAATTGTTAAAGAGATACAAATATTCGCAAGTCATTATAAATTCCCTTTTCAATAATCCAATTAACCACCCTCATACGATACCCCTGTCTGATTTGTTCAAGTAA